From a single Sphingobium sp. genomic region:
- a CDS encoding site-specific integrase → MSLGKQAKVLNSKQVDAVLNYINGLRYGLRNQVVFLLSVRAGLRAKEIAALKWSMVLGADGEIGEFIHLTNNASKGMSGRIIPINRQLKAVLLELFRQAEIDPTSHVIRTERADRTSAQAIVNLFQLWYRDLGLIGCSSHSGRRTFITNAARKISTVGGSLRDVQHLAGHSSLQTTQRYIEGDSEARKRVVDLV, encoded by the coding sequence ATGTCTCTCGGCAAACAGGCAAAGGTCCTCAATTCAAAACAGGTCGACGCAGTGCTCAACTACATCAACGGGCTCCGTTACGGTCTGCGGAACCAAGTTGTCTTTCTACTTTCCGTAAGAGCCGGTCTTCGAGCAAAAGAAATTGCTGCACTGAAATGGTCGATGGTACTCGGTGCTGACGGAGAGATTGGTGAATTTATCCATCTGACCAATAATGCCTCCAAAGGGATGTCTGGTCGGATCATTCCCATTAATCGGCAGCTGAAAGCGGTACTCTTAGAATTGTTCCGACAAGCAGAAATAGATCCAACTAGTCATGTCATTCGCACTGAGCGAGCAGATCGAACTTCCGCCCAAGCTATCGTGAACCTGTTCCAGCTTTGGTATCGTGACCTAGGACTAATCGGTTGCTCGTCCCACTCGGGACGACGGACCTTCATTACCAACGCTGCTCGGAAGATATCGACCGTTGGTGGATCACTGCGGGATGTTCAGCATCTGGCAGGGCACTCTTCACTCCAGACGACCCAGCGATATATCGAGGGGGATAGTGAAGCGAGGAAGCGGGTGGTGGATTTAGTTTAA
- a CDS encoding M20/M25/M40 family metallo-hydrolase: MKRFGPFLVALIVAFMLALFATTPPRAMPGNASALSFSAIRAMADVITMAKHPHVTGSPENAVVREHIIRRMKALGMEVSTSTGRIDAKGVKRLNHWSGRNDPPATFVNLIGILPGKNRNASSVVLMSHHDTVWGSPGAADDASGVAASLEVVRAIRATGQQQRDLVMLVTDGEELRLQGARQFWANHPLRKRVGAVINMEARGSGGRTTLFQTSHQNGEAMQVYADAVNRPGASSLAAFIYALLTNDSDLTPVIEHDYAAYNFAFIGRSGLYHSPLATPDNLDQRSLQDMGGQVLDLTQALVNADRLPQRAADAVFFDVFGLFTAIYPSWLGWGMIIIAAGGMVLAVRQDGADGLAAGAGRMLALIVASAAILFSLNRLSLGLEPANYYDRLAAIPRLEVMAALGSLAAFLPAFAAWQPSRAGVVGAALPLFIISLAAQASAPTAAYVVVLPMVLVTFTLWVRYSAVRIGIAALVGGFMLALGHQLMQGVGPTLPFVAALPLALAVLSTLPLWPGMEVRKARAIAVATLLGAASVSLWVLLDAPAATRAVYSDRKQ, from the coding sequence ATGAAGAGATTTGGCCCGTTTTTGGTGGCGCTGATTGTCGCGTTCATGTTGGCGCTTTTTGCAACTACTCCGCCAAGAGCAATGCCGGGTAATGCCTCGGCACTAAGCTTCTCCGCAATCCGGGCTATGGCGGACGTGATAACAATGGCGAAACATCCGCATGTCACCGGCTCCCCCGAGAACGCAGTCGTGCGCGAGCACATCATTCGCCGCATGAAAGCTCTCGGGATGGAAGTTTCGACCAGCACGGGCCGAATCGACGCCAAGGGGGTAAAGCGGCTCAATCACTGGAGCGGACGCAACGATCCACCGGCCACATTTGTCAATTTGATCGGCATTCTGCCGGGAAAAAATCGCAACGCTTCGTCAGTTGTTCTGATGTCGCACCACGATACGGTTTGGGGCTCGCCCGGTGCCGCAGACGATGCATCAGGGGTTGCTGCAAGCTTGGAAGTCGTGCGCGCAATCCGCGCCACGGGGCAGCAGCAACGCGATCTGGTCATGCTGGTCACCGATGGCGAAGAACTTCGCCTGCAGGGTGCGCGTCAATTCTGGGCGAACCATCCTTTGCGCAAACGCGTTGGCGCCGTTATCAATATGGAAGCACGCGGAAGCGGAGGGCGGACCACCCTGTTCCAGACGTCACACCAGAACGGTGAAGCAATGCAGGTTTACGCCGATGCGGTCAATCGCCCTGGTGCATCTTCACTTGCAGCGTTCATTTACGCGCTCCTGACCAATGATTCCGATCTGACACCTGTGATCGAGCATGATTACGCAGCTTATAATTTTGCCTTCATCGGCCGATCCGGCCTTTACCACTCACCATTGGCAACGCCGGACAACCTTGATCAACGGTCATTACAGGACATGGGTGGGCAGGTTCTAGACCTTACCCAGGCGCTCGTTAATGCAGACAGACTTCCCCAAAGGGCGGCTGATGCCGTGTTCTTTGACGTATTCGGGTTGTTCACTGCGATTTATCCCTCTTGGCTGGGTTGGGGAATGATAATCATTGCGGCGGGCGGAATGGTCCTTGCCGTGCGGCAAGACGGAGCAGACGGTTTAGCGGCGGGCGCTGGACGTATGTTAGCGCTGATCGTGGCAAGTGCAGCGATACTCTTCTCGCTTAACCGCTTATCCCTTGGGCTTGAGCCTGCCAATTATTATGATCGCTTGGCCGCGATCCCCCGGCTAGAGGTTATGGCGGCGTTGGGCTCGCTGGCGGCGTTTCTCCCGGCTTTTGCTGCCTGGCAGCCAAGTCGCGCTGGTGTCGTAGGAGCGGCGCTACCACTGTTCATCATCAGCCTTGCCGCGCAAGCATCGGCGCCGACGGCGGCCTATGTGGTTGTTCTACCGATGGTGCTCGTCACCTTTACCCTCTGGGTGCGGTATTCTGCCGTACGGATTGGTATTGCAGCACTAGTCGGAGGCTTCATGTTGGCGCTGGGTCATCAGTTGATGCAAGGGGTTGGCCCGACGCTGCCCTTCGTCGCAGCGCTGCCACTGGCGTTGGCGGTTCTATCGACACTACCGCTCTGGCCCGGCATGGAGGTTCGAAAGGCACGGGCGATAGCCGTTGCCACCTTGCTGGGTGCAGCATCCGTTTCGCTTTGGGTCCTACTTGACGCGCCTGCTGCGACCCGAGCCGTTTATTCTGATAGAAAGCAGTAA
- a CDS encoding plasmid replication protein, CyRepA1 family, whose product MRRDTLKIGLNCQFTGKPAKTASINYAVDWEPSEITAAALIDHIRQGFAFTAQFRDSYRKTTNFICSDFVAADFDGTMTLEEAQALPFVRVHCSFLYATPSHTAHHHRFRAVFLLDETITDARAWADCLYGLAIRLGSDRSIKDAGRMFFGSPDCEVIEIGGRLSADEVDKLITLAQDERRRSRHPAAMGAAIASTLKLGADLIVQLKDGSAAELARLAPNTSVACPYHADEHPSAFVVRSNRGANGIHCMACNATFWTDGGSPYDFSTFDKLVEERSTKDSAERQVIEGDDNPFVAFFPPDPSVFVHQTKFLPPLDYRAGITAIKSPKGSGKTEALAALIEQIREERFPPAIAKGERPKSVLLIGHRQSLIKEAANRLGLDCYLDDEDKGTHRKKRFGYAICLDSLHKIAMGAGKGTAPSQYDVIILDESEQVISHLLSETLRERVGMPAAFASLEFMIRRAKAVYALDADLGLITLHAMKNLRPTDWDKALRIIHNKPLAVTDRRTMQVYQSKKDLQNRMLDAIRAGKRCFIASNSKATVEVLEQLIRKEFGSSLKMVAITSDNSRGKFETHFVQNIQTEFLKVQVLICSPSLGTGIDISFPEGRCEVYEVFGFFSPHVNKHTDIDQQLARVRNPGAVSVWFDAGGSNYETSLDVVRRQLALANYVPTTMYGLLDDDGNPSFNEADPLLNIAAHVMVAQRSSQNKIVSLFERLRQSNGWEIVKVEKLPKVTSDRKWKDAQQDLKERRILGILEARELDDSEYIELAADRDRGAKLPKADKFALERHELEKAYNRPVDRRLIEMDKGGALRDQIAVFRKLFGEQRFAEPLFDQIADTIEARKPLIKQPLWTLVATMMVAAGLVKDAALVATKKIRAEDLGRLKQLLTDNRVMIEEAIKSPLRADYLKNPVRQLNVFLGFAGLKLVATKRRQQAGQANIEYKLDPSTVMAMNSFS is encoded by the coding sequence ATGCGGCGGGACACATTAAAAATCGGGTTGAACTGCCAGTTCACAGGCAAACCAGCCAAGACCGCATCGATTAATTATGCCGTTGATTGGGAGCCAAGTGAGATCACGGCGGCAGCACTCATTGACCATATTCGCCAAGGCTTCGCGTTCACTGCCCAATTCCGTGATAGCTACCGCAAGACCACCAACTTCATTTGCTCAGATTTCGTGGCGGCAGATTTCGACGGCACAATGACGCTGGAAGAGGCGCAGGCGCTGCCGTTTGTTCGAGTGCATTGCTCTTTTTTGTACGCAACGCCCTCACACACCGCTCACCACCATAGGTTTCGGGCGGTGTTCCTGCTCGATGAGACGATCACGGACGCTAGGGCTTGGGCGGATTGCCTTTATGGCTTGGCAATAAGGTTGGGCTCCGATCGCTCTATCAAGGATGCAGGCAGGATGTTCTTCGGAAGCCCCGACTGCGAGGTGATCGAAATCGGCGGTCGCCTGTCTGCTGATGAAGTCGATAAATTGATCACACTGGCGCAAGATGAACGTCGCCGTTCACGACACCCTGCGGCGATGGGAGCAGCTATCGCTTCAACGTTGAAGCTGGGTGCAGACTTGATCGTTCAGTTGAAGGATGGGAGCGCTGCCGAGCTGGCACGGCTGGCACCGAATACCAGCGTTGCCTGCCCCTACCACGCTGACGAACACCCCAGCGCCTTTGTCGTTCGATCCAATAGAGGGGCGAACGGCATTCACTGTATGGCGTGCAATGCTACGTTCTGGACGGACGGCGGCAGTCCCTATGATTTCTCTACGTTCGACAAGCTGGTGGAAGAACGCAGCACCAAAGACAGCGCCGAGCGACAGGTAATCGAAGGGGACGATAATCCATTTGTTGCGTTCTTTCCCCCAGACCCCAGTGTGTTCGTTCATCAAACGAAATTTTTGCCGCCGCTCGATTACAGGGCGGGGATAACGGCGATCAAAAGCCCCAAGGGCTCAGGAAAGACCGAGGCGCTGGCGGCGCTGATTGAGCAAATCAGGGAAGAGCGCTTTCCCCCTGCGATTGCGAAAGGGGAGCGCCCGAAGTCGGTCTTGCTGATTGGGCATCGCCAATCGCTGATCAAGGAGGCTGCTAATCGCCTCGGGCTGGATTGCTACCTTGATGATGAGGACAAGGGCACACACCGAAAGAAGCGGTTTGGCTATGCCATTTGCCTCGACAGTCTGCACAAGATTGCCATGGGCGCAGGCAAAGGCACTGCCCCTTCTCAATATGACGTCATCATCCTTGATGAGAGCGAACAGGTCATAAGCCACCTGTTATCCGAGACGTTGCGGGAAAGGGTTGGGATGCCTGCGGCGTTTGCTAGCCTTGAATTCATGATCCGCAGAGCTAAGGCAGTTTATGCGTTGGATGCTGACCTTGGCTTGATCACCCTCCATGCGATGAAGAACCTGCGCCCCACCGATTGGGATAAGGCGCTGCGGATTATTCACAACAAGCCGTTGGCGGTCACGGATCGCAGGACCATGCAGGTCTACCAATCGAAGAAGGACCTACAAAATCGGATGCTGGACGCCATTCGTGCGGGCAAACGCTGCTTCATCGCCAGCAATTCCAAAGCGACCGTGGAGGTGCTGGAACAGCTGATCCGCAAGGAATTTGGCTCTTCATTGAAGATGGTGGCAATCACCTCGGACAATAGCCGTGGGAAGTTTGAGACACATTTCGTCCAGAACATCCAAACGGAATTTCTCAAGGTTCAGGTGCTGATCTGCTCTCCTTCGCTTGGTACGGGCATAGACATTTCCTTCCCTGAAGGGCGGTGTGAGGTCTACGAGGTATTCGGATTTTTCTCCCCTCACGTGAACAAACACACCGATATTGACCAACAGCTGGCTCGGGTTCGCAATCCTGGGGCTGTGTCAGTGTGGTTCGACGCGGGTGGATCGAACTACGAGACCAGCCTTGATGTAGTAAGGCGGCAGCTGGCGCTAGCGAACTATGTGCCCACGACGATGTATGGGTTGCTAGATGATGACGGGAATCCATCGTTCAATGAAGCCGATCCGCTGCTCAACATCGCCGCTCATGTCATGGTGGCACAGCGATCATCGCAAAACAAAATAGTCTCGCTCTTCGAGCGGCTTCGCCAATCCAACGGTTGGGAGATCGTGAAGGTCGAGAAACTGCCCAAGGTGACGTCTGATCGTAAGTGGAAGGATGCCCAACAGGACCTGAAGGAACGGAGAATCCTTGGAATCCTTGAAGCTCGGGAGCTGGACGACAGCGAATACATCGAGCTAGCGGCTGACAGAGACAGGGGAGCAAAACTGCCTAAGGCTGATAAGTTTGCCTTGGAGCGCCATGAGCTCGAAAAGGCATATAATCGCCCAGTGGACCGCCGCCTGATCGAAATGGACAAAGGTGGGGCGCTGAGGGATCAGATTGCTGTATTTCGTAAGCTGTTTGGGGAGCAGCGATTTGCCGAGCCGTTGTTTGATCAAATTGCGGATACCATCGAGGCTAGGAAACCGCTGATCAAACAACCCCTGTGGACTTTGGTTGCCACAATGATGGTAGCGGCTGGGTTGGTGAAGGATGCCGCATTGGTGGCGACGAAGAAGATCAGGGCTGAGGACCTCGGTCGGTTGAAGCAGCTGCTCACCGACAATCGAGTGATGATCGAGGAAGCGATCAAATCGCCACTCAGGGCAGATTATCTCAAAAACCCTGTGAGACAGCTCAACGTCTTTCTGGGATTTGCGGGCTTGAAACTGGTGGCGACCAAGCGGAGACAACAAGCAGGTCAGGCGAATATCGAATACAAACTCGATCCATCCACCGTGATGGCCATGAACTCGTTTTCATGA
- a CDS encoding GDSL-type esterase/lipase family protein, whose amino-acid sequence MTHRRLWVFGVMLGMGIATPAFSNPVALAPTHFNSEVPTARVDYWQKRAAEIDQQLASKQSLKPVRLVFVGDSITDFWHLDANPWFPGKYCGQAIWNESFGGAVSAQTALNLGVSGDRIEHVLHRLLPVAQGGEGWLDRRDLQPDTIFVMLGINNSFDSEDPATESLYKGVLAVVARIHERKPKSRIVIQSLLPTDDDIKNRNLVIPVNDLLRSFAANAEGTEYLDLYPSFVDDHGAQRRNLFNDSLHPSVEGYRIWRDRLLEVLHAG is encoded by the coding sequence ATGACACATCGCAGACTTTGGGTTTTCGGCGTGATGCTGGGCATGGGAATCGCAACACCTGCTTTTTCAAACCCAGTGGCATTGGCACCGACTCACTTTAACTCCGAAGTTCCGACTGCAAGGGTCGACTACTGGCAAAAGCGCGCGGCAGAAATCGATCAGCAACTGGCTAGCAAGCAGAGCTTGAAGCCAGTCCGGCTGGTGTTCGTTGGAGATTCGATTACCGATTTCTGGCACCTCGATGCCAATCCGTGGTTTCCTGGGAAATATTGTGGACAAGCGATCTGGAATGAGAGCTTCGGTGGAGCGGTGTCGGCGCAGACGGCTCTCAATCTAGGTGTTTCGGGAGACCGCATCGAGCACGTCCTCCACCGGCTATTGCCTGTCGCTCAAGGCGGCGAAGGATGGCTGGACAGGCGGGATTTGCAGCCAGACACGATTTTCGTAATGCTTGGCATCAATAACTCGTTTGATAGCGAAGATCCGGCCACTGAGAGTCTCTACAAAGGCGTCTTGGCAGTGGTAGCGCGCATTCACGAACGAAAGCCAAAATCGCGGATCGTCATTCAGTCTTTGCTACCGACCGATGACGATATAAAAAACCGCAATCTGGTTATTCCCGTGAACGACCTGCTACGTAGCTTTGCGGCAAATGCCGAGGGGACCGAATACCTCGACCTCTATCCCTCGTTCGTCGATGATCACGGCGCGCAGCGGCGCAACCTTTTCAACGATAGCTTACACCCAAGTGTTGAGGGCTATCGAATCTGGCGTGATCGCTTGCTTGAGGTCCTTCACGCCGGCTGA
- a CDS encoding HIT domain-containing protein — translation MTVKSKLSRRTGFNIGINAGAAAGQTVFHCHMHLIPRRKGDVEEPRGGVR, via the coding sequence CTGACAGTAAAATCCAAACTGAGCCGTCGCACTGGCTTCAACATCGGTATAAATGCTGGCGCTGCTGCGGGGCAGACTGTTTTCCATTGCCACATGCATCTCATCCCTCGCCGCAAAGGTGACGTTGAAGAGCCAAGGGGCGGTGTTCGGTGA
- a CDS encoding MucR family transcriptional regulator — protein sequence MDHKTLVTFTADIAAAYLSNNKANADSVASLIGSVHMALAAAVERTPSVTEQQLVPAVTVRASVKPDGITCLECGFKGKILKRHISAEHGMSPQDYKARWTLPKDYPLVAPAYTEMRKELAVKIGLGRKPGQKRGRKKASA from the coding sequence ATGGACCATAAAACTCTAGTCACATTTACCGCTGACATCGCGGCTGCATACCTAAGCAATAATAAAGCTAACGCAGACTCGGTGGCTTCGCTTATCGGATCAGTACATATGGCTTTAGCGGCAGCAGTTGAGAGGACACCTTCGGTGACCGAACAGCAACTGGTTCCAGCGGTCACAGTAAGAGCTTCGGTGAAGCCCGATGGGATCACGTGCTTAGAATGCGGATTCAAGGGCAAGATACTGAAACGTCATATCAGTGCAGAACATGGCATGAGCCCGCAAGACTACAAGGCTCGCTGGACACTGCCTAAGGATTACCCCTTGGTTGCGCCCGCATACACCGAAATGCGCAAGGAACTGGCCGTGAAGATTGGACTGGGGCGCAAGCCTGGGCAGAAGCGAGGTCGCAAGAAGGCTAGCGCCTAA